The sequence TGCTTTCAGCTGATTAAAttccaaaatccaaaccagagaGGAGATATATGAATGACTCCAAATCTCCTATATATCTTAATTAATATACTTATccttgtatatatttttattatatcccactaatcacatgcatttaaatttcTATTTGTATAAATAAGATAATCTTCCATCCACAACATATTCTCTTTTTTCTATACAGATTACTGCACCAAAATAATCTTTGAGCCATCCTATTTCTTCTGAAACCACAACCAAAACTAACGAtctttaaattctttttcaagaatatatataatatcccATCGATTGATATACATGGTGAGTGATTTTTTAGTATTCTCTCTTTTCTGAAACTTCAATTCGATAATTAAAAAGCATTTGATCTTGATATAAATTATTCATGTCATGGATTTTTCGCAGGAGAATCAAGAAAACACTGTCAAATATGAAGAGGCAAGCTTGTTTATTCTCTTCTTGTTGATAATATCATCATTTTTTTGTTGGTggattatatttattttggactaaacttatatatttgtaacattttttttttaaaaaaaaaaaacaggaaTACATAGTGAATTCACGTGGAATCAAGGTTTTTACATGCAGATGGTTTCCTGCAAACGACCAATCCAAGGCTTTAATTTTCTTTTGCCATGGATATGGCATGGAGTGCAGCATCTCCATGAGAGGTAGAACCTAAAATTAATAACTAAATTATTAATCCGTAACGTATCGTGAAATCGATTTTTATGGATCTGGAACAGACTGCGCCTCTCGACTTGTTAAGGCCGGATATGAAGTTCATGGCATAGATTGCGAAGGCCACGGAAAGTCATCGGGACTACTAGGTTTAGTATCCGACTTTGATAATCTCGTCGACGATGTTTCCGAACACTTCACTAATATTTGTGGTATGATACCTTAGTTTAAATCTGTATCTTTTGTTTCCGCCATTATGTATTGTCTCGAGGCAAAATTGCAACTTCATAATCAGTcttaaaatgatattaaattaattttattatatttaaatttgactgcagaaatgagagaaaatagGAAAACTACGAGGATTTTGATGGGAGAATCAATGGGAGGCGCCATGGCTCTACGTCTTCACAGGAAGAAGCAAGATTATTGGGACGGTGCCATTTTGATTGCTCCAATGTGTAAGGTATGGGAGGAAACTTAGCAATCTAAATTTGAAGAGATTGGACTTTATTTTCTTCATATATAAGACTTTAGGATTattatgaatttaaataaataacacagATAGCAGATGACATGAAACCAAATCCTGTGGTTATCAAGATATTGACCTCGCTTTCCCGAATCATTCCTACTTGGAAACTCACGCCTACTCCAGATGTAGTTGACCTTGCCTTCAGGGACCCCAAAGTCAGGAAAGAGGTAAATCACGTTATTTTTCTATCTACCTCCTCTTTGCAATAGGTATTTACGTCTCTTTCTCAAGTGACACACctacttttgtttttatttatgttttttttgatAACTTTTTCACGTAATATAGATGTTG comes from Primulina huaijiensis isolate GDHJ02 chromosome 5, ASM1229523v2, whole genome shotgun sequence and encodes:
- the LOC140977843 gene encoding caffeoylshikimate esterase-like codes for the protein MENQENTVKYEEEYIVNSRGIKVFTCRWFPANDQSKALIFFCHGYGMECSISMRDCASRLVKAGYEVHGIDCEGHGKSSGLLGLVSDFDNLVDDVSEHFTNICEMRENRKTTRILMGESMGGAMALRLHRKKQDYWDGAILIAPMCKIADDMKPNPVVIKILTSLSRIIPTWKLTPTPDVVDLAFRDPKVRKEVRTNRYTYKGRPRLQTSYQLYTVSLDLEKRLEEVSLPFLVLHGEDDKVTDPSVSKVLYESARAVDKTFKLYPGMWHSLSYGELPENLDTVFSDILEWLEKRCFARNAKWEEQQKRTNDQLNCSA